From one Humulus lupulus chromosome 8, drHumLupu1.1, whole genome shotgun sequence genomic stretch:
- the LOC133796829 gene encoding large ribosomal subunit protein eL36x-like, which yields MAPKQPNTGLFVGLNRGHVVTKKELAPRPSDRKGKTSKRVHFVRNLIREVAGFAPYEKRITELLKVGKDKRALKVAKRKLGTHKRAKKKREEMSNVLRKMRAGGAGEKKK from the exons ATGGCTCCAAAACAGCCAAACACGGGTCTCTTTGTGGGATTGAATAGAGGTCATGTTGTGACCAAGAAAGAATTAGCTCCACGGCCTTCTGATCGTAAAGGA AAAACCAGTAAGAGGGTTCATTTTGTGCGGAACTTGATTCGCGAGGTTGCTGGTTTTGCTCCTTATGAGAAGAGAATCACCGAGCTTCTCAAAGTCGGCAAGGACAAGCGTGCTCTGAAAGTGGCTAAAAGAAAGCTAGGAACCCACAAGAGAGCAAAGAAGAAGCGTGAGGAGATGTCCAATGTTCTCCGCAAGATGAG AGCTGGAGGAGCTGGAGAGAAGAAGAAATGA
- the LOC133796828 gene encoding protein At-4/1 isoform X2: MAGNTSGTIEEEMDSLLSTFDHIQEDFKSALMEIHRLKSSSNGEIKKREALELACKSLKQENERLTKLYTESLNNVVDQLEHRTTCQSLKERLKRMNDGCLSKEDERRKFESIKHEYAKKISDLETQIKGLVLEKATNEATLNQLRQDLGAHKSHIQYLAGRLERVHLNVESKYELEIQGLRDCITNEKEEKKELNNKLQQLEKEHQRLLSSNNILLQMCIMQRFRKPT, encoded by the exons ATGGCGGGAAATACAAGTGGAACGATTGAAGAAGAAATGGACTCTCTTCTCTCCACATTCGACCATATCCAAGAG GACTTTAAGAGCGCCCTAATGGAGATCCATCGGCTGAAATCGAGTTCCAATGGAGAAATCAAGAAGCGTGAAGCTCTTGAACTTGCTTGCAAAAGTCTCAAACAAG AAAATGAGCGACTTACTAAGCTCTACACAGAATCATTAAACAATGTTGTTGATCAG CTGGAACACCGTACTACATGCCAGAGCTTAAAAGAACGATTGAAGAGAATGAATGATGGATGTCTCAGTAAAGAAGAT GAGCGCAGGAAGTTCGAGTCGATTAAACACGAGTATGCTAAAAAGATTTCGGACCTAGAAACTCAGATAAA AGGGCTCGTGCTTGAAAAGGCAACAAATGAAGCAACTCTAAATCAACTTCGACAAGATTTAGGAGCACACAAATCCCATATTCAATATCTAGCTGGCAGATTGGAACGAGTGCATTTAAACGTCGAATCAAAAT ATGAGCTCGAGATTCAGGGTTTGAGGGACTGTATAACTAATGAAAAAGAGGAGAAAAAGGAGTTGAACAATAAGCTCCAACAATTAGAAAAGGAAC ATCAAAGATTGTTAAGCAGCAACAACATTTTACTTCAGATGTGCATAATGCAACGCTTCAGAAAACCAACGTAG
- the LOC133796828 gene encoding protein At-4/1 isoform X1 produces MAGNTSGTIEEEMDSLLSTFDHIQEDFKSALMEIHRLKSSSNGEIKKREALELACKSLKQENERLTKLYTESLNNVVDQLEHRTTCQSLKERLKRMNDGCLSKEDERRKFESIKHEYAKKISDLETQIKGLVLEKATNEATLNQLRQDLGAHKSHIQYLAGRLERVHLNVESKYELEIQGLRDCITNEKEEKKELNNKLQQLEKELLICRSKIVKQQQHFTSDVHNATLQKTNVESRKEHKILKRRLIESERE; encoded by the exons ATGGCGGGAAATACAAGTGGAACGATTGAAGAAGAAATGGACTCTCTTCTCTCCACATTCGACCATATCCAAGAG GACTTTAAGAGCGCCCTAATGGAGATCCATCGGCTGAAATCGAGTTCCAATGGAGAAATCAAGAAGCGTGAAGCTCTTGAACTTGCTTGCAAAAGTCTCAAACAAG AAAATGAGCGACTTACTAAGCTCTACACAGAATCATTAAACAATGTTGTTGATCAG CTGGAACACCGTACTACATGCCAGAGCTTAAAAGAACGATTGAAGAGAATGAATGATGGATGTCTCAGTAAAGAAGAT GAGCGCAGGAAGTTCGAGTCGATTAAACACGAGTATGCTAAAAAGATTTCGGACCTAGAAACTCAGATAAA AGGGCTCGTGCTTGAAAAGGCAACAAATGAAGCAACTCTAAATCAACTTCGACAAGATTTAGGAGCACACAAATCCCATATTCAATATCTAGCTGGCAGATTGGAACGAGTGCATTTAAACGTCGAATCAAAAT ATGAGCTCGAGATTCAGGGTTTGAGGGACTGTATAACTAATGAAAAAGAGGAGAAAAAGGAGTTGAACAATAAGCTCCAACAATTAGAAAAGGAAC TGTTGATTTGCAGATCAAAGATTGTTAAGCAGCAACAACATTTTACTTCAGATGTGCATAATGCAACGCTTCAGAAAACCAACGTAGAGTCAAGGAAGGAACATAAGATACTAAAACGAAGGCTTATCGAGTCAGAAAGGGAATAG
- the LOC133796830 gene encoding translation initiation factor IF-2, chloroplastic, with translation MQGTMASMASLVSLGSVMIVGSSERSRSFVRRVSLSRRNFRGNKGWHCVSVSVCKYSVTATDLIAEQGNAVSLDSNTYKGSSSTDGQADFVLKPSPKPVLKSSGSNVETLLGGNSTDWDPSRNSRGSNDEGLGSEQERSKVIESLGEVLEKAEKLETSTSGELGNNTGSGSVNKPALSNTSNVSRNAEPPVNSMANRRTKTMKSVWRKGDSVASVKKVVKESPKLDGKVDREDPKSGRGVKVESQTPVAPLRPQPPLRPQPKLQTKPSVAPNPTIKKPVILKDVGAVKSSQTTNDTDSTMKTKERKPILIDKFASKKPVVDPVIAQAVLAPTKPVKSPPPGKFKDDYRKKNAAGGSRRRMKADNDVDIDDSSELNVSIPGAARKGRKWSKASRKAARLQAARDAAPVKVEILEVVEKGMSVEELAYDLAISEGEILGYLYSKGIKPDGVQTLDRDIVKMVCKEYGVEVIDADPVKVEEMAKKKAFFDEKDLDKLEERPPVLTIMGHVDHGKTTLLDCIRKSKVASSEAGGITQGIGAYKVLVPVDGKLQPCVFLDTPGHEAFGAMRARGARVTDIAIIVVAADDGIRPQTTEAIAHARAAGVPIVIAINKIDRDGANPERVMQELSSIGLMPEDWGGDIPMVQISALKGNNVDELLETVMLVAELQELKANPHRTAKGTVIEAGLDKSKGPLATVIVQNGTLKRGDVVVCGEAFGKVRALFDDDGKRVDEAGPSIPVQVIGLNTVPISGDVFEVVESLDIAREKAESSAVSLRDQRISAKAGDGKITLSSLASAVAAGKVSGIDLHQLNIVMKVDVQGSIEAVKQALQTLPQDNVTLKFLLEATGNVSNSDVDLAVASDAIILGFNVKVPASVKSLAENKGVEIRLYRVIYELIDDMRNAMEGLLDPVEEQVPIGSAEVRAVFSSGSGRVAGCMVNDGKVVTGCGIRVLRRGKEVFVGLLDSLRRVKEIVKEVNAGLECGIGMEDFDDWEEGDTIEAFNTVEKRRTLEEASTSISEALEGMKY, from the exons ATGCAAGGAACAATGGCTTCCATGGCTTCCCTGGTCAGTTTAGGAAGTGTTATGATAGTGGGTTCGTCTGAAAGGTCCCGTTCATTTGTTAGGAGAGTTTCTTTGTCTAGAAGAAATTTTAGAGGTAACAAAGGATGGCATTGTGTGTCAGTTTCTGTCTGTAAATATTCAGTCACAGCGACAGATTTAATTGCTGAGCAAGGCAATGCTGTTTCCCTTGATTCTAACACCTATAAAGGAAGTAGTAGTACTGATGGCCAAGCTGACTTTGTACTCAAGCCTTCCCCGAAGCCGGTATTGAAGTCCTCGGGGTCCAATGTAGAAACCCTTTTGGGTGGGAACTCAACAGATTGGGACCCTTCAAGAAATAGTCGGGGCTCTAATGATGAAGGGCTAGGTAGTGAGCAAGAAAGAAGTAAGGTGATTGAGTCGCTTGGAGAGGTTTTGGAGAAGGCGGAAAAGCTTGAAACTTCAACATCAGGCGAATTGGGTAATAACACAGGTAGTGGGTCTGTAAATAAACCAGCACTCTCTAATACAAGTAATGTCTCTAGAAATGCTGAACCACCTGTGAACTCGATGGCGAATAGGAGAACTAAAACAATGAAGAGTGTGTGGAGGAAAGGTGATTCTGTTGCATCTGTTAAAAAAGTTGTAAAGGAATCACCTAAACTCGATGGGAAGGTTGATAGAGAAGATCCTAAATCTGGGAGAGGAGTGAAGGTAGAGTCTCAAACCCCTGTTGCTCCTTTAAGGCCGCAGCCACCCTTGAGACCACAACCGAAATTACAAACAAAACCTTCTGTAGCGCCAAATCCAACAATCAAGAAACCTGTTATATTGAAGGATGTGGGGGCTGTTAAAAGTTCTCAAACAACAAATGACACTGATTCAACTATGAAAACGAAAGAACGGAAGCCGATTTTGATTGACAAATTTGCAAGCAAGAAACCAGTGGTTGATCCTGTAATTGCTCAAGCAGTTTTAGCTCCTACAAAACCAGTAAAGAGTCCTCCCCCAGGAAAATTCAAAGATGATTATCGGAAGAAAAATGCTGCTGGAGGCTCACGGAGGCGAATGAAAGCTGACAATGATGTTGATATTGATGATTCATCAGAACTCAATGTTTCCATTCCTGGAGCAGCCAGGAAAGGTAGGAAATGGAGTAAAGCGAGCAGGAAAGCAGCTCGACTCCAGGCTGCCAGAGATGCCGCTCCTGTCAAAGTAGAAATCCTAGAGGTTGTTGAAAAAGGTATGTCAGTTGAGGAGTTGGCTTACGATCTGGCCATCAGTGAAGGTGAAATTCTTGGGTATTTGTACTCAAAGGGAATTAAGCCTGATGGCGTTCAAACTCTGGACAGAGATATTGTTAAAATGGTTTGCAAAGAGTATGGCGTGGAAGTCATAGATGCTGATCCTGTAAAAGTGGAAGAAATGGCAAAAAAGAAGGCATTTTTTGATGAAAAAGACTTGGACAAACTAGAAGAGAGGCCTCCAGTCTTAACTATTATGGGACACGTGGATCATGGCAAA ACGACCCTTTTAGACTGCATCCGAAAAAGCAAG GTAGCTTCCTCAGAAGCAGGTGGAATTACGCAAGGAATTGGAGCATATAAAGTCCTTGTACCTGTTGATGGCAAGTTGCAACCATGCGTTTTCCTTGATACTCCTGGGCATGAG GCTTTCGGAGCGATGAGAGCTCGTGGTGCAAGGGTGACAGACATCGCTATCATTGTTGTGGCCGCAGATGATGGAATTCGCCCTCAGACAACTGAGGCAATAGCTCATGCCAGAGCTGCTGGAGTACCAATAGTGATAGCTATAAACAAG ATAGATAGAGATGGAGCTAATCCAGAACGAGTGATGCAAGAGCTTTCTTCAATTGGTCTAATGCCAGAAGATTGGGGTGGTGACATCCCGATGGTCCAG ataaGTGCTCTTAAAGGCAATAATGTCGACGAGCTGTTGGAAACTGTTATGCTTGTTGCAGAG TTGCAAGAGTTAAAGGCTAATCCCCATAGAACTGCAAAGGGCACCGTCATTGAAGCAGGTCTTGATAAATCAAAAGGACCGCTAGCTACAGTTATTGTGCAAAATGGAACTCTCAAAAGGGGAGACGTTGTAGTTTGTGGAGAAGCCTTCGGAAAG GTGCGGGCTTTATTTGATGATGATGGAAAGCGTGTTGATGAGGCTGGACCCTCCATACCTGTTCAG GTAATTGGATTGAATACCGTCCCAATTTCTGGTGATGTATTTGAGGTTGTTGAATCCCTGGATATTGCAAGAGAAAAGGCAGAGTCTTCTGCTGTGTCATTGCGGGACCAACGTATATCAGCTAAGGCCGGAGATGGGAAAATTACTCTTTCATCTTTAGCTTCAGCTGTGGCTGCAGGAAAAGTGTCTGGGATAGATTTGCACCAGCTAAATATTGTCATGAAGGTTGATGTTCAG GGATCAATTGAGGCTGTAAAACAAGCCCTGCAAACTCTACCGCAAGATAACGTCACCTTGAAGTTTCTCTTAGAAGCAACGGGTAATGTAAGTAACAGCGATGTTGATCTTGCAGTTGCCAGCGATGCCATTATCTTGGGTTTTAATGTCAAAGTACCAGCTTCTGTGAAAAGTTTGGCAGAGAACAAAGGAGTTGAAATTCGGCTGTATAGAGTTATCTATGAACTTATTGACGATATGCGAAATGCAATGGAAGGACTCTTGGATCCTGTTGAG GAACAAGTACCAATTGGCTCAGCTGAAGTCCGGGCAGTATTCAGCAGTGGCAGTGGTCGTGTAGCTGGATGCATGGTAAATGATGGTAAAGTTGTTACAGGCTGCGGCATCCGTGTCCTCCGAAGGGGTAAGGAAGTTTTTGTTGGCCTTCTTGATTCGTTGAGGCGTGTTAAGGAGATTGTGAAAGAG GTAAATGCTGGACTTGAGTGTGGAAttggtatggaggactttgatgaTTGGGAGGAGGGAGACACTATTGAAGCCTTCAACACAGTTGAAAAGAGGCGTACCCTTGAAGAGGCATCCACTTCAATATCGGAAGCATTGGAAGGAATGAAATATTAG
- the LOC133795269 gene encoding probable protein phosphatase 2C 72, producing MGLCLSKLSSELPHSDSLNGGHESRAIFSDQRNSTNTHTQPHALFSLYSRRGTRPLNQDSTVLCQGFGMTEATVCAVFDGHGPNGHVVSELVRNRLPLILLNQRVVVNESSPVKMENIEFKLVPPNFDMDPKIWNEAITSSFKVLDAELGIPHKFDFSCSGTTAVVAIAQVHIYGFMYVCKKIINIYINELERYAKILMGCLVWDKVNMRMRI from the exons ATGGGACTGTGCCTATCCAAACTCTCATCGGAGCTCCCCCACTCCGACTCCCTCAACGGCGGCCATGAAAGCCGAGCCATCTTCTCCGACCAACGCAACTCCACCAATACTCACACTCAGCCCCACGCTCTCTTCTCTCTTTACTCCCGCAGAGGAACCAGACCTCTCAACCAAGACTCCACAGTTCTCTGTCAG GGTTTTGGAATGACTGAAGCAACCGTCTGTGCTGTTTTCGACGGCCATGGACCCAACGGCCATGTAGTGAGCGAGCTGGTCAGGAATCGCCTTCCTCTGATTTTACTCAACCAAAGAGTCGTCGTCAACGAAAGTTCTCCCGTGAAAATGGAAAACATTGAATTCAAATTGGTACCGCCTAATTTTGATATGGATCCTAAGATTTGGAATGAAGCGATCACCAGTTCGTTCAAAGTTCTGGACGCCGAGCTTGGGATTCCGCATAAATTTGACTTCTCTTGTAGTGGAACCACCGCCGTCGTCGCCATTGCACAGGTTCATATTTATG GATTCATGTATGTGTGTAAAAAAATCATTAACATTTATATAAATGAGCTTGAACGTTATGCCAAAATCTTAatggggtgtttggtatgggatAAAGTAAATATGAGAATgagaatttaa